In the Bacillota bacterium genome, TTTTGAAAGCACGGCGCGTTATTTTGGCGGAAGCCTCTGTGTGCATACTGGACTGCCGGTGCGGAAGGAGTTACTGCAAGCGCGTATGCAGAGCCATTCTGCCCGCGATGCGCTGGAGCTGAACCCTGACGAGCGAGTGCTGTTTGTTATCGGGGGCAGTCAGGGGGCGCGCACACTGAACAGCTGGACACTGGAGATATTGCCGGAACTGCAGCGGGCAGGAGTGCAGGTGATACATCAGGTGGGCGAGCGCAACATGGCGGATTTCGAGCAGTATTCGCAGCTCGATGGCTATCGGTGGTTTGGGTTTATGGATGCATCGACACTCGGGCGGGCGCTATCGGCGGCAGACCTTGTGCTTTCGCGGGCAGGTGCCTCAACGCTGAACGAAATCGCGCTGTTCGGCAAGGCAGCAGTGTTCGTGCCCTATCCCTATGCCTATGCAGACCATCAGTGGCACAATGCGCAGGAACTGGCGCGTCTCGGTGGGGCGGTGGTCTTTCGCGAAGGGGAGATAGATGCCCGCAGGCTCGCCGGAGAACTGCTGGATCTTCTGAAGGATGAATGCAGGCTACAACAGATGGGCGCGGCAAACTGTCGGTGGAGCAGAGAAGACGCCGCAGAGCGGGTGGTTCAACAGGTGATGGAGGTGGCGGATCAGCCATGAATGCTCTCCGCGTACATTTTGCGGGAATCGGCGGCATCGGCATGAGCGCGATTGCGCAGGTGCTGCACCAGCGCGGATGGCAGGTCACCGGATGCGACCTCAAGCCAAGCCCCATCACGCAGAAGCTTCAGGAGCAGGGCATCACGGTCTGGTTGGGGCACGACCCCACCCATGTGCAGGGATGTGACGTGTTCGTATACACGGCGGCGGTGCATGAGGACAATCCCGAGCTCATTGCAGCACGCAACACGGGAATCCGGGTGCTGCGCCGGTCGCAGGCGCTGGGTATGTTGCTGGAAGGTCATAAAGGCATTGCGGTAACGGGCACGCACGGCAAGACCACCACCACCGCAATGGTGGCGTCTGTGCTGGAAGCAGCGGGCGCGGACCCGCAGGTGCTGATTGGGGGGGAGGTGCGTCGGTACGGCGGTAATGTACGGTTGGGACGGGGGGAGTACGTCGTCGTCGAGGCGTGTGAGGCATATGACTCCTTCCTGGACCTGTGTCCGTACGCGGCGGTAGTAACCAACGTGGAAGCGGAGCATCTGGACTACTATCAGACCGAGCAAAGGATGCTGGAAAGCTATCGTCGGTTTGTGTCACAGGTTAGTGCAGAAGGGTTTGTGCTGACTTGGGCAGACGACGGGCGTTCTCTGGAGATATGTGACCAGGCCGTCGCAAAGGTGGTTACCTTTGGAAGGAGCCGCCGGGCGGATTACCGCGCTGTACCCGCAGATGGTGAGGGCGTGTTTCAGGTGCAGGCGCACGGTGAGACGCTGGGAGCAATCCGTCTGCGGGTGCCCGGCGCGCACAATGTGCTGAATGCGGTAGCCGCCGCTGGAGCAAGCGTGGAGCTGGGCTTATCCTTTGATGCTGTGCGTGAGGGGCTGGAGAGTTTTGAGGGTGTGCAGCGCAGGCTGGAGTTTGTCGGGCAGGCGAAGGGCGTGCAGATTTACGATGATTACGGTCACCATCCGACGGAGATAGAAGCAACCCTAGTCACCTTGCGTCCGCGAGTGAAAAAAAGGCTGGTGGTCGCGTTTCAGCCTCACCTCTACAGCCGAACGCGCGACTTCCTGCACCGGTTCGCAGATGTGCTGGCGCAGGGCAGTGATGTGCTGGTACTGGTAGAAATCTATCCGGCGAGAGAGGAACCCATACCGGGTATCAGTTCCGCACGTCTTGCGGATGAGGTTCGTTGGCGGCGACCGGATATGCAGGTTATCCTGGCAGATACACCCGAACGGGCAGCGGAGGTGTTACTGCAGATAGTGCGGGAGGATGATACAGTGTTAACGTTAGGAGCGGGGGAACTGGACCGCACTGCCCGCCTGTTGCTACAGTTACTGGGAGGTGCAGACGGTGTCTGAAAAGGTCATGGTGCTGATGGGGGGGGACTCCACCGAAAGGGAGGTTTCCCTCTCCTCTGGCAGGCGTGTGGCAGATGGACTGCGCCGAGCAGGCTACCATGTTATCGAGATGGATGTGGTATTCAGTCAATCGCTGGCAAAACAGCGCGGTTTAGAGGTATCTTCAGAGCGTGCGGTGGGACTTGCCGACCTGGTGAAGCGGCTGGTGATGCATCAGCCAGAAGTGGTGTTCATCGTGCTTCACGGCGCGCCGGGTGAAGACGGGCGCGTTCAGGCGGTGCTGGACTTGATGAATATACCCTATACCGGTTCGGGTGTACTGGCAAGCGCTCTTGCGCTGGATAAAGTGATGACCAAGCGGGTACTGGAGGCTTCGGGAGTGCCCGTAGCCCCGGAAGTGGTGTGCTATTGCGATGAACCCACAGAATCTATCACGCGAAAAGTGGGCGAGATGCTGGGTTACCCGGTCATCGTCAAGCCGAACACACAGGGATCCACGATAGGTGTGCATCGGGTGTATCAGGAGTCTGGGATGGATGAAGCTTTGCGGGATGCGTTCCGTTATGACGAGTGTGTGCTGATAGAGCCGCTTCTCTCCGGTGTGGAGTTGACGGTTCCAGTTGTGGGCAACCGGCGTGCTGTTGCTCTGCCAATGATTGAAGTAGTGCCCGCAGGCGGTTTTTATGACTATGAGGCGAAATACACGCCCGGCGCGACTGAGGAAATCATCCCTGCACGAGTGCCGGATGAGATACATCAGCAGTGTGCGCATTACGCGCTTCTGTCCCATCGCGCGCTGGGCTGTCGGGGAATGTCGCGTATCGATTTCATCTGGGCAAGCGGTGGGGTTGTTGCCTTAGAAGTGAACACGATTCCGGGCATGACGCCGACCAGCTTGCTGCCTCGCTCGGCAGAAGCGTACGGCTGGAGTTTTGAACGTTTGGTAGACAACATTGTACGGCTTGCCAGGGGGGAAGAGGTCGTATGAGCGCACGCAGAATCCCTCTGCACCGTCCGGTAGAAAAGCGACCGAAGCGCAACGTTTGGCGTGCGTGGAAATCTTTCCTGCTGGTGGTTTTGCTTGCCGAAGTGGCACTGGCGATGTGGACGAGTCCTGCTTTCAGTGTGAAGCAAGTTACTGTGGATGGCATTAATCTGACGCTCCCGGAGCAGGTGATGCGCAAATCGCACATACGCCGCGGGAGCAGCTGGGTCTTTCTGTCGCCCTCTCGCATTGCTCAGCGGTTGCAGGAACTGCCAACAGTGGCTGAAGCAGTGGTCTCACGTGGATTGCCGGGCAGGGTGTACATCCGTGTGTTTGAACGTCAGCCTGTTGCTTTGCTGACTGCGGCTGGTTCAAGCAGCTGGATAGATGCACGCGGTGTGCCTTTCTGGAAAACGAATCGGGCGGGGCAGTTGCCGGAAATCCGCGTGGAGATGCCTCTGACCATCACTCTGGGGCGACCGGTGCAGAACAAGCCTGTGCAAACTGCCCTGGAAATCCTGTACCGATATGTTCCAGAATATCAGTTACCTGTTACTCAAATAGTGGTTGACCGCGAGGGCAATCTGTGTTTAAATATGAAGAGAGGGCTGCCGCAGGTGAAAATAGGAGATAGTGTGGCTTTGCCTCAGAAAATGCTGCGAACCGCTGAGCTCTGGACTCAGCCTCAGATAGTGCAACAGGCTGAATATCTGGATGTCAGCTGCGTCGATAAACCGGTCTGGAAGCCACGCGCGAGGGGAAAGGGGGCATTGTGAATGAACCTGAACGTGTTTCTCTCCAGCATTCGAAATAATCCTTGGGTCACCCCGGTAACGGTCATGGCGCTGGTTTTGGGGGCATTGCTGGCGGTCTCTCTGAAGACCCAGCAGAGCATCCGGTCTACTTCGTTGCCATCCAATCGTTTTTTCGGGCTGGCTGCTGCTTACCGCGACCAGCAAGAGCAACTCAAGATGGCAAACGAGGAGATCAGCAAGCTTCGAGAGCGCACGACGCAGTATGAGAACGAAATGGCGAGCGCGTCTGAGAAGACGAAGCTGCTGAATAACGCCTTGCAGGAAGCGAAGTTTCTGGCTGGTCTAATACCGGTCGAGGGACCGGGCGTGGAGGTGGTCTTGCAGGACAGCAAGAAACGACCGCCCGCCAATTCGCCCATAGATATTGAAAACTATATCATTCATGACTCGGATTTACAGCGGGTAGTGAACGAGCTGCACGCCGCCGGGGCGGAGGCGGTATCCATCAACGGGCAGCGTATCATTGCGACTACCGCCATCCGTTGCGTGGGACCGACGATACAGGTGAACGGCATTGCGCTGTCTTCACCGTACGTTATCCATGCGATTGGCGACCCGGATACGCTCATGGGGGCATTGAACCTGCCGCAAGGCGTACTTACCGACATTCAGGCGATAGACCCAGACATGGTGAAGGTGACGAAAAAGAGCAACGTTCAGATACCGGCTTACACGGGCAGTCTGGTTTTCCGGTATGCCAAGCCGGTCGTCGCGACACCCGGCAACACCTCGCAGGAGAAGGGGGACGGCGTCCGATGAGCTGGTTGCCCGTTGTGGCTTTACTGGCGGGATTCATTATTTTCTACTTTGTCCCGCTGCAGCTGCCCAGTGATTACGCCCCCTACTTGAGCCTGGCTACTTTATCGGGGCTGGATTCGATTTTAGGGGGAATTCGTGCAGGTATTGAGGGCAAGTTTCACGTAGATGTATTCATATCAGGATTTATCTTCAACACCCTGCTGGCGGCACTGCTGGCGTACCTGGGCGACCAGATCGGGGTGGATTTGTTTCTGGCAGCGGTGGTCACGCTGGGCGGGCGAATGTTTCTGAATCTGTCGCTCATCCGCCGCTACTACTTGACTCAATGGAACATATCCCGGCAGCGGGATGCTGAAAGAACCTGAAACGGGAGTTCACATCGATGATTGCCGGACTGGATATCGGCACAACAAAAATAGCAGCTTTGATCGCGGAAGTCACGGACGACATGCGCATCAATATCATCGGGGTTGGGGTTGTCCCCTCCAG is a window encoding:
- the murG gene encoding undecaprenyldiphospho-muramoylpentapeptide beta-N-acetylglucosaminyltransferase; translation: MRVLLVGGGTGGHLFPAVSIAEALRDAGVSDIAFAGREDGLEGRVIPSMGWRFYAIRALPLRRSLAPAAIGALLRTVSTARRILREFAPDVVVATGGYVAAGVVLAQALRRGKIVLHEQNAIPGRANRWLARWARRVCITFESTARYFGGSLCVHTGLPVRKELLQARMQSHSARDALELNPDERVLFVIGGSQGARTLNSWTLEILPELQRAGVQVIHQVGERNMADFEQYSQLDGYRWFGFMDASTLGRALSAADLVLSRAGASTLNEIALFGKAAVFVPYPYAYADHQWHNAQELARLGGAVVFREGEIDARRLAGELLDLLKDECRLQQMGAANCRWSREDAAERVVQQVMEVADQP
- the murC gene encoding UDP-N-acetylmuramate--L-alanine ligase, producing the protein MNALRVHFAGIGGIGMSAIAQVLHQRGWQVTGCDLKPSPITQKLQEQGITVWLGHDPTHVQGCDVFVYTAAVHEDNPELIAARNTGIRVLRRSQALGMLLEGHKGIAVTGTHGKTTTTAMVASVLEAAGADPQVLIGGEVRRYGGNVRLGRGEYVVVEACEAYDSFLDLCPYAAVVTNVEAEHLDYYQTEQRMLESYRRFVSQVSAEGFVLTWADDGRSLEICDQAVAKVVTFGRSRRADYRAVPADGEGVFQVQAHGETLGAIRLRVPGAHNVLNAVAAAGASVELGLSFDAVREGLESFEGVQRRLEFVGQAKGVQIYDDYGHHPTEIEATLVTLRPRVKKRLVVAFQPHLYSRTRDFLHRFADVLAQGSDVLVLVEIYPAREEPIPGISSARLADEVRWRRPDMQVILADTPERAAEVLLQIVREDDTVLTLGAGELDRTARLLLQLLGGADGV
- a CDS encoding D-alanine--D-alanine ligase — translated: MVLMGGDSTEREVSLSSGRRVADGLRRAGYHVIEMDVVFSQSLAKQRGLEVSSERAVGLADLVKRLVMHQPEVVFIVLHGAPGEDGRVQAVLDLMNIPYTGSGVLASALALDKVMTKRVLEASGVPVAPEVVCYCDEPTESITRKVGEMLGYPVIVKPNTQGSTIGVHRVYQESGMDEALRDAFRYDECVLIEPLLSGVELTVPVVGNRRAVALPMIEVVPAGGFYDYEAKYTPGATEEIIPARVPDEIHQQCAHYALLSHRALGCRGMSRIDFIWASGGVVALEVNTIPGMTPTSLLPRSAEAYGWSFERLVDNIVRLARGEEVV
- a CDS encoding FtsQ-type POTRA domain-containing protein, which codes for MSARRIPLHRPVEKRPKRNVWRAWKSFLLVVLLAEVALAMWTSPAFSVKQVTVDGINLTLPEQVMRKSHIRRGSSWVFLSPSRIAQRLQELPTVAEAVVSRGLPGRVYIRVFERQPVALLTAAGSSSWIDARGVPFWKTNRAGQLPEIRVEMPLTITLGRPVQNKPVQTALEILYRYVPEYQLPVTQIVVDREGNLCLNMKRGLPQVKIGDSVALPQKMLRTAELWTQPQIVQQAEYLDVSCVDKPVWKPRARGKGAL
- a CDS encoding DUF881 domain-containing protein, whose product is MNLNVFLSSIRNNPWVTPVTVMALVLGALLAVSLKTQQSIRSTSLPSNRFFGLAAAYRDQQEQLKMANEEISKLRERTTQYENEMASASEKTKLLNNALQEAKFLAGLIPVEGPGVEVVLQDSKKRPPANSPIDIENYIIHDSDLQRVVNELHAAGAEAVSINGQRIIATTAIRCVGPTIQVNGIALSSPYVIHAIGDPDTLMGALNLPQGVLTDIQAIDPDMVKVTKKSNVQIPAYTGSLVFRYAKPVVATPGNTSQEKGDGVR
- a CDS encoding small basic family protein, producing the protein MSWLPVVALLAGFIIFYFVPLQLPSDYAPYLSLATLSGLDSILGGIRAGIEGKFHVDVFISGFIFNTLLAALLAYLGDQIGVDLFLAAVVTLGGRMFLNLSLIRRYYLTQWNISRQRDAERT